From Cellulosimicrobium sp. ES-005, one genomic window encodes:
- the alaS gene encoding alanine--tRNA ligase, whose product MRTAEIRKRWLDYFADRDHTVVPSASLVSPDPSTLFTIAGMVPFIPYMTGEQTPPWDRATSVQKCVRTLDIDEVGKTTRHGTFFQMNGNFSFGDYFKEGAITYAWDLVTGSREEGKYGFDPESVWVTVYHDDDEARQLWKRIAGLPDERIQARGKKDNYWSTGQPGPAGPCSEIYIDRGPEFGQEGGPVVDEDRYLEIWNLVFMQYAIDDVKSKEEFRIVSELARKNIDTGMGLERVAYLLQGKDNLYEIDEVFPVIAAAEALSGRRYGANQEDDVRMRVVADHVRSALMIMSDGVRPSNEGRGYVLRRLLRRSVRAMRLLGVEDRAMPALLPVSRDAMAPSYPEVATDFERISNVAYTEEDAFRRTLTSGTTILDTAVSKAKSAAGTGGVPVLGGDQAFALHDTYGFPIDLTLEMAAEQGVQVDEKAFRALMAEQRQRARADALAKRSGGVDTAAYESLASELSAPVEFLGYTESSAAVRVAGLLVDGVPAPAATAPADVEVVLDRTPFYAEAGGQLADHGTIVLDGGATIEVDDVQRPIKGLSVHRGRLVEGTAALGDPGTATIDRDRRKAISRAHSATHMIHKALQESLGKDATQAGSENAPSRIRFDFRRSSAVPAGALSEIEERVNTQLQENLEVTDQLMPITEARALGAMALFGEKYGDVVRVVSIGGDWSRELCAGTHVRQTGQLGLVTLLGESSIGSGVRRVDALVGDGAYGFQAKEHALVGQLTGLLNVRTEELPDRVGALVSRLRDAEKELAQLRQSQLLAVAGTLAAGAELSGGTRVVVHDAGEVASADDLRALALDVRGRLGESEPAVVAVGGVAKDRPQVVVVTNASARAAGLRAGVLAKAAAQTLGGGGGGKDDMAQGGGTDVSALPAALQGVRDGAAAAA is encoded by the coding sequence ATGCGCACCGCCGAGATCCGCAAGCGCTGGCTCGACTACTTCGCCGACCGCGACCACACCGTCGTGCCCTCGGCGTCGCTCGTCTCCCCGGACCCGTCCACGCTGTTCACGATCGCGGGCATGGTCCCGTTCATCCCGTACATGACGGGCGAGCAGACCCCGCCCTGGGACCGCGCGACGAGCGTCCAGAAGTGCGTGCGCACGCTCGACATCGACGAGGTCGGCAAGACGACCCGTCACGGCACGTTCTTCCAGATGAACGGCAACTTCTCCTTCGGTGACTACTTCAAGGAAGGCGCGATCACCTACGCGTGGGACCTCGTCACGGGTTCGCGCGAGGAGGGCAAGTACGGGTTCGACCCGGAGAGCGTCTGGGTGACCGTCTACCACGACGACGACGAGGCGCGGCAGCTCTGGAAGCGCATCGCCGGCCTGCCGGACGAGCGCATCCAGGCCCGCGGGAAGAAGGACAACTACTGGTCCACGGGCCAGCCCGGTCCCGCCGGCCCGTGCTCGGAGATCTACATCGACCGCGGCCCGGAGTTCGGTCAGGAGGGTGGCCCCGTCGTCGACGAGGACCGCTACCTCGAGATCTGGAACCTCGTGTTCATGCAGTACGCGATCGACGACGTGAAGTCCAAGGAGGAGTTCCGGATCGTCTCGGAGCTCGCGCGCAAGAACATCGACACGGGCATGGGCCTGGAGCGCGTCGCCTACCTGCTCCAGGGCAAGGACAACCTCTACGAGATCGACGAGGTGTTCCCCGTCATCGCGGCCGCCGAGGCGCTCTCGGGCCGGCGCTACGGCGCGAACCAGGAGGACGACGTGCGCATGCGCGTCGTGGCCGACCACGTCCGCTCGGCGCTCATGATCATGAGCGACGGCGTGCGTCCCTCCAACGAGGGTCGTGGCTACGTCCTGCGCCGCCTGCTCCGCCGCTCCGTGCGCGCGATGCGCCTGCTCGGCGTCGAAGACCGCGCGATGCCCGCGCTGCTCCCCGTGAGCCGCGACGCGATGGCGCCGTCGTACCCGGAGGTCGCGACCGACTTCGAGCGCATCTCGAACGTCGCCTACACGGAGGAGGACGCGTTCCGCCGCACCCTCACCTCGGGGACGACGATCCTCGACACGGCCGTCTCGAAGGCGAAGTCCGCGGCGGGGACCGGCGGGGTGCCGGTGCTCGGGGGCGACCAGGCGTTCGCGCTGCACGACACCTACGGCTTCCCGATCGACCTCACGCTCGAGATGGCCGCCGAGCAGGGCGTCCAGGTCGACGAGAAGGCGTTCCGCGCGCTCATGGCCGAGCAGCGCCAGCGCGCCCGGGCCGATGCGCTCGCCAAGCGCTCGGGCGGGGTCGACACGGCCGCCTACGAGTCGCTCGCGTCGGAGCTGTCCGCTCCGGTGGAGTTCCTCGGCTACACCGAGTCCTCGGCCGCCGTGCGCGTGGCCGGGCTGCTCGTCGACGGCGTGCCCGCGCCCGCCGCGACCGCGCCCGCCGACGTCGAGGTCGTGCTCGACCGCACGCCGTTCTACGCGGAGGCCGGCGGCCAGCTCGCCGACCACGGCACGATCGTGCTCGACGGCGGCGCGACCATCGAGGTCGACGACGTCCAGCGCCCGATCAAGGGCCTGTCGGTGCACCGCGGCCGCCTCGTCGAGGGGACCGCGGCGCTCGGCGACCCGGGCACCGCGACGATCGACCGTGACCGTCGCAAGGCGATCAGCCGCGCCCACTCGGCGACGCACATGATCCACAAGGCCCTCCAGGAGTCGCTCGGCAAGGACGCGACCCAGGCCGGGTCGGAGAACGCGCCGAGCCGCATCCGGTTCGACTTCCGGCGCTCGTCCGCCGTTCCGGCGGGCGCGCTGTCGGAGATCGAGGAGCGGGTCAACACCCAGCTCCAGGAGAACCTCGAGGTCACGGACCAGCTCATGCCGATCACCGAGGCGCGCGCGCTGGGCGCGATGGCGCTGTTCGGCGAGAAGTACGGCGACGTCGTGCGCGTCGTGTCGATCGGCGGCGACTGGTCGCGCGAGCTGTGCGCGGGCACGCACGTGCGGCAGACGGGCCAGCTCGGCCTCGTCACGCTGCTCGGCGAGTCGTCGATCGGCTCGGGCGTGCGTCGCGTCGACGCCCTCGTCGGCGACGGCGCGTACGGCTTCCAGGCCAAGGAGCACGCGCTCGTCGGCCAGCTCACCGGTCTGCTCAACGTGCGGACCGAGGAGCTCCCGGACCGCGTGGGCGCGCTCGTGTCCCGCCTGCGCGACGCGGAGAAGGAGCTGGCGCAGCTCCGGCAGTCCCAGCTCCTCGCGGTGGCGGGCACGCTCGCCGCGGGTGCGGAGCTCTCGGGCGGCACGCGCGTCGTCGTGCACGACGCCGGCGAGGTCGCCTCCGCGGACGACCTCCGTGCGCTCGCGCTCGACGTGCGCGGCCGCCTCGGCGAGTCCGAGCCGGCCGTCGTGGCGGTCGGGGGGGTCGCGAAGGACCGCCCGCAGGTGGTCGTCGTGACCAACGCGTCGGCCCGTGCCGCGGGCCTTCGCGCCGGCGTGCTGGCCAAGGCGGCCGCCCAGACCCTGGGTGGTGGTGGCGGCGGCAAGGACGACATGGCCCAGGGCGGCGGCACGGACGTGTCGGCGCTGCCGGCCGCCCTCCAGGGCGTGCGCGACGGCGCCGCGGCGGCCGCGTGA
- a CDS encoding MMPL family transporter, with amino-acid sequence MFSSLGRRVARHPRLTVVVWVVLTGLGFALALFGVHGESVFDRVTTGAPSIPGSDSERATEILAENDEGGPEITLLVSEVDPGDAQVVEAMTGVNADLVAIEGVDTVINPYVIPGGVEDPAAQSLVASDGDGFLTVVTLRTDLDAERTDAVAERVVEQLEAVPGVLAEAAPDAAGDATGLVGSNALIVDAITGQVEEDLTTGEKVALPVALLIMVLVFGGFLAAAMPMAGAVASIGTGLGVLLGLTYVLDVDASVVNVVTLLGLGLSIDYGLLVVSRFREELHRLVAAGDDPSLRRRRGDGVVHAALIRTMETAGRTVAFSALTVAISIAGLMVFRPDILRSVGAGGLGVVLVAVATALTLVPALLAFSGRRLAKPGILGRIPGLRRVLARTADVQSDEGAFSRLAARVQRHPVWVLLTTVVVLVVLALPVLGLHMRNSGIELLPQGSPQREFVDELAAQYPSSESAQVVAVVDASVEDAQAWADEVAGLDGVASVDPAAPLGDYAVVGVHVDADDAGGPEAVSVVREVRATDPGFEVWVTGQAAGQVDFLDALGERVWWAVGIVVGATLVLLFLMTGSVVVPVKALLTNALSLAASLGVLVWVFQEGHLEGLLDFSSVGGIETYVVALVVAFAFGLAMDYEVFLLARVKELFDAGHPNDEAVRLGLQRSGRIITSAAAIIIVVFAGFVFGDLLVIKEVGFALAVAVLIDATIVRLLLVPATMTLLGRFNWWAPRPLRWVHRRLAITH; translated from the coding sequence GTGTTCTCGAGCCTCGGTCGTCGTGTCGCCCGCCATCCCCGCCTCACGGTCGTCGTGTGGGTCGTCCTCACCGGGCTCGGGTTCGCGCTCGCGCTGTTCGGCGTGCACGGGGAGAGCGTGTTCGACCGGGTGACCACGGGGGCGCCCTCCATCCCCGGCTCGGACAGCGAGCGCGCGACCGAGATCCTCGCCGAGAACGACGAGGGCGGTCCCGAGATCACGCTGCTGGTGAGCGAGGTCGACCCGGGGGACGCGCAGGTCGTGGAGGCCATGACCGGGGTGAACGCGGACCTCGTGGCGATCGAGGGCGTGGACACGGTCATCAACCCGTACGTGATCCCCGGCGGGGTCGAGGACCCGGCCGCGCAGTCGCTCGTCGCGAGCGACGGGGACGGGTTCCTCACCGTGGTGACGCTGCGCACCGACCTCGACGCCGAGCGCACGGACGCCGTGGCCGAGCGCGTCGTCGAGCAGCTCGAGGCGGTGCCCGGCGTCCTCGCGGAGGCGGCTCCGGACGCGGCCGGGGACGCGACGGGCCTCGTGGGCTCGAACGCGCTCATCGTCGACGCCATCACGGGGCAGGTCGAGGAGGACCTGACGACGGGCGAGAAGGTCGCGCTGCCGGTCGCGCTGCTCATCATGGTGCTTGTCTTCGGCGGTTTCCTCGCCGCCGCGATGCCGATGGCGGGGGCCGTCGCGTCCATCGGGACGGGCCTGGGCGTGCTGCTGGGGCTCACGTACGTGCTCGACGTCGACGCGTCCGTGGTCAACGTCGTCACCCTGCTCGGGCTCGGGCTCTCGATCGACTACGGGCTGCTCGTCGTGTCGCGGTTCCGGGAGGAGCTGCACCGGCTGGTCGCCGCCGGCGACGACCCGTCCCTGCGCCGACGTCGCGGGGACGGCGTGGTCCACGCCGCGCTGATCCGGACGATGGAGACGGCGGGCCGCACGGTCGCGTTCTCGGCGCTCACGGTCGCGATCTCGATCGCCGGGCTCATGGTGTTCCGCCCGGACATCCTGCGGTCGGTCGGCGCGGGCGGCCTCGGCGTCGTCCTCGTCGCGGTGGCGACGGCGCTCACGCTCGTCCCCGCGCTCCTCGCGTTCTCCGGCCGCCGCCTCGCGAAGCCGGGGATCCTCGGCCGGATCCCCGGTCTGCGCCGCGTCCTCGCCCGGACCGCGGACGTGCAGTCCGACGAGGGTGCCTTCTCCCGCCTCGCCGCGCGCGTGCAGCGCCACCCGGTGTGGGTGCTGCTGACGACGGTCGTCGTGCTCGTCGTCCTCGCGCTGCCCGTGCTCGGCCTGCACATGCGCAACTCGGGCATCGAGCTGCTGCCCCAGGGGTCCCCGCAGAGGGAGTTCGTCGACGAGCTCGCCGCGCAGTACCCGTCGAGCGAGAGCGCCCAGGTCGTGGCCGTGGTCGACGCGAGCGTCGAGGACGCCCAGGCGTGGGCCGACGAGGTCGCGGGGCTCGACGGCGTCGCGAGCGTCGACCCCGCGGCACCGCTCGGCGACTACGCCGTCGTCGGCGTGCACGTCGACGCGGACGACGCCGGCGGGCCTGAGGCGGTGTCGGTCGTGCGGGAGGTCCGTGCTACCGACCCGGGGTTCGAGGTGTGGGTCACCGGGCAGGCGGCCGGGCAGGTCGACTTCCTCGACGCGCTCGGCGAGCGCGTGTGGTGGGCCGTCGGGATCGTCGTGGGCGCGACGCTCGTGCTGCTGTTCCTCATGACGGGATCGGTCGTCGTGCCGGTCAAGGCGCTGCTCACGAACGCGCTCTCGCTCGCGGCCTCGCTCGGCGTGCTCGTGTGGGTGTTCCAGGAGGGGCACCTCGAGGGCCTGCTCGACTTCTCCTCGGTCGGCGGGATCGAGACCTACGTGGTCGCGCTGGTCGTCGCGTTCGCGTTCGGCCTCGCGATGGACTACGAGGTGTTCCTGCTCGCGCGCGTCAAGGAGCTCTTCGACGCCGGCCACCCGAACGACGAGGCGGTGCGCCTCGGGCTCCAGCGCTCCGGGCGGATCATCACGTCCGCGGCGGCGATCATCATCGTCGTCTTCGCGGGCTTCGTCTTCGGCGACCTCCTCGTCATCAAGGAGGTCGGGTTCGCGCTCGCCGTCGCGGTGCTCATCGACGCGACGATCGTCCGCCTGCTCCTGGTCCCCGCGACGATGACGCTGCTCGGCCGGTTCAACTGGTGGGCGCCCCGCCCGCTGCGCTGGGTGCACCGCAGGCTCGCGATCACGCACTGA
- the rpsD gene encoding 30S ribosomal protein S4, with amino-acid sequence MTSVKRSRRQVRLSRALGIALTPKAVKHFEKRPYPPGEHGRARRRTESDYAVRLREKQRLRAQYMLREKQLARAYEEARKDKGLTGEALVENLETRLDALVLRAGFARTILQARQAVTHRHILVDGKIVDRPSFRVKPGQTLQVKPKSQATTPFQVAAAGAHRDVLPAVPGYLDVQLEKLSAILTRRPKRAEVPVQCEVQLVVEYYAR; translated from the coding sequence GTGACGTCTGTCAAGCGTTCGCGCCGCCAGGTCCGCCTGAGCCGCGCCCTGGGCATCGCCCTCACCCCGAAGGCCGTCAAGCACTTCGAGAAGCGCCCGTACCCCCCGGGTGAGCACGGCCGCGCCCGCCGCCGCACCGAGTCGGACTACGCGGTCCGTCTCCGCGAGAAGCAGCGTCTGCGCGCCCAGTACATGCTCCGCGAGAAGCAGCTCGCGCGTGCGTACGAGGAGGCCCGCAAGGACAAGGGTCTGACCGGTGAGGCGCTCGTCGAGAACCTCGAGACCCGTCTCGACGCGCTCGTGCTGCGCGCCGGCTTCGCCCGTACCATCCTGCAGGCGCGCCAGGCGGTCACGCACCGCCACATCCTCGTCGACGGCAAGATCGTGGACCGCCCGTCGTTCCGCGTGAAGCCCGGCCAGACCCTCCAGGTGAAGCCGAAGAGCCAGGCGACCACGCCGTTCCAGGTCGCGGCCGCGGGCGCGCACCGCGACGTCCTCCCGGCCGTCCCGGGCTACCTGGACGTCCAGCTCGAGAAGCTGAGCGCGATCCTCACGCGTCGCCCGAAGCGCGCCGAGGTCCCCGTGCAGTGCGAGGTCCAGCTCGTCGTCGAGTACTACGCTCGCTGA
- a CDS encoding replication-associated recombination protein A, whose product MSTGDLFGGDLFGAATSGAQGTPRPGPGAPLAVRMRPAALDEVAGQAHLLVPGSPLRRLIESDASGGRAAPGSVILWGPPGTGKTTLAYLIATASGRRFVELSAVTAGVKDVRTVVEDARRRLATGGEETVLFIDEVHRFSKSQQDALLPSVENRWVTLVAATTENPSFSVNSPLLSRSLLLTLQPLGDDDVRALVRRAVADDRGLGGLVALTDEAEDHLVRLAGGDARKALTVLEAAAGAALSDAPVPVPVAASEDATTDEDGEPGPADGSPVSVDLEAVERAVDVAAVRYDRDGDQHYDVVSAFIKSMRGSDVDAALHYLARMIAAGEDPRFIARRIVIAAAEDVGMADPSALQTAVAAAQAVQLIGMPEGRIVLAEAVVHLATAPKSNAAYLGIDAALADVRAGKAGSVPPHLRDAHYPGAKQLGHGTGYRYAHDAPHGVAAQQYLPDTLVGSRYYTPTDRGYERQVSDRLGRIRDILAQDEPAR is encoded by the coding sequence ATGTCCACCGGTGATCTGTTCGGCGGCGACCTCTTCGGCGCCGCCACCTCCGGCGCGCAGGGCACGCCGCGACCCGGACCGGGGGCCCCGCTCGCCGTGCGCATGCGTCCCGCCGCCCTCGACGAGGTCGCGGGCCAGGCGCACCTGCTCGTCCCCGGCTCGCCCCTGCGGCGCCTCATCGAGTCGGACGCGTCCGGCGGCCGGGCCGCGCCCGGCTCCGTCATCCTCTGGGGCCCGCCCGGCACGGGCAAGACGACGCTCGCCTACCTCATCGCGACCGCGTCCGGCCGCCGCTTCGTCGAGCTCTCCGCCGTCACCGCGGGCGTCAAGGACGTGCGCACCGTCGTCGAGGACGCCCGCCGCCGCCTCGCGACCGGCGGCGAGGAGACCGTCCTGTTCATCGACGAGGTGCACCGCTTCTCCAAGTCCCAGCAGGACGCGCTCCTGCCGAGCGTCGAGAACCGCTGGGTCACGCTCGTCGCGGCGACCACCGAGAACCCGAGCTTCTCCGTGAACTCGCCCCTGCTCTCCCGCTCGCTCCTGCTCACGCTCCAGCCCCTCGGGGACGACGACGTCCGCGCCCTCGTGCGCCGCGCCGTCGCCGACGACCGGGGGCTGGGTGGTCTCGTCGCGCTCACCGACGAGGCGGAGGACCACCTCGTGCGCCTCGCGGGCGGCGACGCGCGCAAGGCGCTCACCGTGCTCGAGGCGGCGGCCGGCGCCGCGCTCTCCGACGCCCCGGTCCCGGTCCCCGTGGCGGCCTCCGAGGACGCGACGACCGACGAGGACGGCGAGCCCGGCCCGGCGGACGGCTCGCCGGTGAGCGTGGACCTCGAGGCCGTCGAGCGCGCCGTGGACGTCGCCGCCGTGCGCTACGACCGCGACGGCGACCAGCACTACGACGTCGTGTCCGCGTTCATCAAGTCGATGCGCGGCTCCGACGTCGACGCCGCCCTGCACTACCTCGCCCGCATGATCGCGGCGGGGGAGGACCCGCGCTTCATCGCCCGACGCATCGTCATCGCCGCCGCGGAGGACGTCGGCATGGCCGACCCGTCCGCGCTCCAGACCGCCGTCGCCGCGGCCCAGGCCGTCCAGCTCATCGGCATGCCTGAGGGACGGATCGTCCTCGCCGAGGCCGTGGTGCACCTCGCGACCGCGCCCAAGTCCAACGCCGCCTACCTCGGCATCGACGCGGCGCTCGCGGACGTGCGTGCCGGGAAGGCCGGGTCCGTCCCGCCGCACCTGCGCGACGCGCACTACCCCGGTGCCAAGCAGCTCGGGCACGGCACCGGGTACCGGTACGCGCACGACGCGCCCCACGGCGTCGCGGCGCAGCAGTACCTGCCCGACACGCTCGTCGGGTCGCGGTACTACACGCCGACCGACCGCGGGTACGAGCGCCAGGTCTCCGACCGCCTCGGGCGGATCCGGGACATCCTGGCGCAGGACGAGCCGGCGCGCTGA
- a CDS encoding DUF948 domain-containing protein produces the protein MSLGDVAGLIAAIAFVLLVGLLAVPLLKLGRVLDEARASIKEVTDHSVPILDEAATTVATTNSQLVKVDTITTSAAQVSENVSALTGLYAATFGAPLVKVAAFTYGVRQAAARSFGRRRSSDGTGRAEGSR, from the coding sequence ATGTCCCTGGGAGACGTGGCCGGCCTCATCGCAGCCATCGCGTTCGTGCTGCTCGTCGGCCTGCTCGCCGTGCCGCTCCTCAAGCTCGGCCGCGTGCTCGACGAGGCGCGCGCGAGCATCAAGGAGGTGACGGACCATTCGGTCCCGATCCTCGACGAGGCCGCGACCACGGTCGCCACGACCAACAGCCAGCTCGTCAAGGTCGACACGATCACGACGTCGGCCGCCCAGGTGAGCGAGAACGTGTCCGCGCTCACGGGGCTGTACGCCGCGACGTTCGGCGCCCCGCTGGTAAAGGTCGCCGCGTTCACCTACGGCGTGCGCCAGGCGGCCGCCCGCTCGTTCGGCCGACGCCGTTCGTCGGACGGCACCGGACGTGCCGAGGGATCGCGCTGA
- a CDS encoding PPOX class F420-dependent oxidoreductase, translating into MARTIATNRRVERDELEQFLRSRHDGVLVTTRADGRPQLSPVTYGVDDAGRVVVSTYPERAKAANVRRDPRASLLSLGERFSDPWVQVDGEAEVIDLPESVEPLVDYYRSVSGEHPDWDEYREAMVTQGKSLVRLTITRWGPVATGGFPARLADG; encoded by the coding sequence GTGGCACGCACCATCGCGACGAACCGGCGCGTCGAGCGCGACGAGCTCGAGCAGTTCCTGCGGTCCCGGCACGACGGCGTCCTCGTCACGACGCGCGCCGACGGGCGGCCACAGCTCAGCCCCGTCACGTACGGGGTCGACGACGCGGGCCGGGTCGTCGTGTCGACCTACCCGGAGCGCGCGAAGGCGGCCAACGTGCGTCGCGACCCGCGCGCGTCGCTGCTCTCGCTGGGCGAGCGCTTCTCGGACCCGTGGGTGCAGGTCGACGGCGAGGCCGAGGTGATCGACCTGCCCGAGTCCGTCGAGCCGCTCGTCGACTACTACCGCTCCGTCAGCGGCGAGCACCCGGACTGGGACGAGTACCGCGAGGCCATGGTGACGCAGGGCAAGTCGCTCGTGCGCCTGACGATCACGCGCTGGGGCCCGGTCGCGACGGGCGGGTTCCCGGCGCGCCTCGCGGACGGCTGA
- a CDS encoding DUF1330 domain-containing protein translates to MPITLCVMLWPTEGSADLLSEYEDDVLALVPAHGGRVLSRVRALPGQEASLPTEVQVIELPDDDALAAYLADPARVALADLRDRAVARTDIVRVGAVPHRDQPS, encoded by the coding sequence ATGCCGATCACCCTGTGCGTGATGCTGTGGCCCACCGAGGGCAGCGCCGACCTGCTGAGCGAGTACGAGGACGACGTCCTCGCGCTCGTGCCCGCGCACGGCGGGCGCGTGCTGTCGCGCGTGCGCGCGCTGCCCGGTCAGGAGGCGTCGCTGCCGACCGAGGTGCAGGTCATCGAGCTGCCCGATGACGACGCGCTCGCCGCGTACCTGGCCGACCCCGCCCGGGTGGCGCTGGCCGACCTCAGGGACCGGGCTGTGGCACGGACGGACATCGTCCGTGTCGGTGCCGTCCCGCACCGCGACCAGCCCTCCTGA
- the aspS gene encoding aspartate--tRNA ligase, producing MLRTRTAGSLRAEHTGQTVTLTGWVDRRRDHGGVAFIDLRDASGIAQVVIRDEAVAHPLRNEFVLQVTGEVSRRPDGNENAALPTGEIEVVASDVVVLNTSEALPFQVSTALADTETIGEEARLKHRYLDLRRPAPAHALRLRAKVNQAARRVLDAEEFVEIETPTLTRSTPEGARDFLVPARLAPGSWYALPQSPQLFKQLLMVAGMERYYQIARCYRDEDFRADRQPEFTQLDVEMSFVEQDDVIALAEKILVALWELIGYTIPTPIPRMTFHDAMRLYGSDKPDLRFGNPLVELTDYFEDTPFRVFQAEYVGAVVMAGGASQPRRQFDAWQEWAKQRGARGLAYVTFGEDGTLGGPVAKNLSDAEREGLRDATGAQPGDAVFFAAGKTSDSRALLGAARQEIAKRTGAIDEDAWAFVWIVDAPLFKPTGEDDDVDLGNSAWTAVHHAFTSPTPDWVDTFEQNPGEALAYAYDIVCNGNEIGGGSIRIHRRDVQERVFDVMGIGPEEAQEKFGFLLDAFKFGAPPHGGIAFGWDRIVALLTKSDSIRDVIAFPKSGGGFDPLTQAPAPITPEQRKEAGVDAKPVPKSDPGEPTPEA from the coding sequence GTGCTGCGCACCCGAACGGCCGGCTCACTGCGGGCCGAGCACACCGGTCAGACCGTCACCCTCACGGGCTGGGTCGACCGTCGGCGCGATCACGGAGGCGTGGCCTTCATCGACCTGCGGGACGCGTCCGGCATCGCCCAGGTCGTCATCCGCGACGAGGCCGTCGCGCACCCGCTGCGCAACGAGTTCGTCCTCCAGGTCACCGGCGAGGTCTCGCGCCGGCCCGACGGCAACGAGAACGCGGCCCTGCCCACGGGCGAGATCGAGGTCGTCGCGAGCGACGTCGTCGTGCTCAACACGTCCGAGGCGCTGCCGTTCCAGGTCTCCACGGCGCTCGCGGACACCGAGACGATCGGCGAGGAGGCGCGCCTCAAGCACCGCTACCTGGACCTGCGCCGCCCCGCGCCCGCGCACGCGCTGCGCCTGCGCGCCAAGGTCAACCAGGCCGCGCGCCGCGTGCTCGACGCGGAGGAGTTCGTCGAGATCGAGACGCCCACGCTCACGCGCTCGACGCCCGAGGGTGCGCGCGACTTCCTCGTGCCCGCGCGTCTCGCGCCCGGCTCCTGGTACGCGCTGCCGCAGTCGCCGCAGCTGTTCAAGCAGCTCCTCATGGTCGCGGGCATGGAGCGCTACTACCAGATCGCGCGCTGCTACCGCGACGAGGACTTCCGCGCCGACCGGCAGCCCGAGTTCACGCAGCTCGACGTCGAGATGAGCTTCGTCGAGCAGGACGACGTCATCGCGCTCGCCGAGAAGATCCTCGTCGCGCTGTGGGAGCTCATCGGATACACGATCCCGACCCCGATCCCGCGCATGACGTTCCACGACGCCATGCGCCTCTACGGGTCGGACAAGCCGGACCTGCGGTTCGGCAACCCGCTCGTCGAGCTCACGGACTACTTCGAGGACACGCCGTTCCGCGTGTTCCAGGCGGAGTACGTCGGCGCGGTCGTCATGGCGGGCGGAGCGTCGCAGCCGCGTCGCCAGTTCGACGCGTGGCAGGAGTGGGCCAAGCAGCGCGGCGCTCGCGGCCTCGCGTACGTGACGTTCGGCGAGGACGGCACGCTCGGCGGCCCCGTCGCGAAGAACCTGTCCGACGCCGAGCGCGAGGGTCTGCGCGACGCGACCGGCGCGCAGCCGGGCGACGCCGTGTTCTTCGCCGCGGGCAAGACGTCGGACTCGCGCGCCCTGCTCGGCGCCGCGCGCCAGGAGATCGCGAAGCGCACGGGTGCCATCGACGAGGACGCCTGGGCGTTCGTCTGGATCGTGGACGCGCCGCTGTTCAAGCCGACGGGCGAGGACGACGACGTCGATCTCGGCAACTCCGCCTGGACCGCCGTGCACCACGCGTTCACGTCGCCCACGCCCGACTGGGTCGACACGTTCGAGCAGAACCCGGGCGAGGCGCTCGCGTACGCGTACGACATCGTCTGCAACGGCAACGAGATCGGCGGCGGCTCCATCCGTATCCACCGCCGCGACGTGCAGGAGCGCGTGTTCGACGTCATGGGCATCGGGCCCGAGGAGGCGCAGGAGAAGTTCGGCTTCCTCCTCGACGCGTTCAAGTTCGGCGCGCCGCCGCACGGCGGGATCGCGTTCGGCTGGGACCGCATCGTCGCGCTGCTGACGAAGTCGGACTCGATCCGCGACGTGATCGCCTTCCCGAAGTCGGGCGGCGGGTTCGACCCGCTGACGCAGGCGCCCGCGCCGATCACGCCCGAGCAGCGCAAGGAGGCGGGCGTCGACGCGAAGCCCGTACCGAAGAGCGACCCGGGCGAGCCGACGCCGGAGGCGTGA
- the ruvX gene encoding Holliday junction resolvase RuvX — MTAVPPPPGDDGRVPLPRGARLGVDVGSVRVGLAASDPDGLVATPVETLARDTKAGAAVPADVARIAAEADERGAQVVYVGLPRHLSGGEGAAAQGARAYAGLVARAVAPVPVHLVDERMTTVSAHQALHASGRAGRKHRSVVDQAAAVIILQSALDAERGAGARAGEPVDPTGDHRP, encoded by the coding sequence GTGACGGCCGTCCCTCCACCGCCCGGTGACGACGGGCGCGTCCCCCTCCCGCGGGGGGCGCGCCTCGGCGTCGACGTGGGCAGCGTGCGCGTCGGCCTCGCGGCGAGCGACCCCGACGGGCTCGTCGCGACGCCCGTCGAGACGCTCGCGCGCGACACGAAGGCCGGGGCTGCGGTCCCGGCGGACGTCGCGCGGATCGCCGCCGAGGCCGACGAGCGCGGCGCCCAGGTGGTCTACGTCGGCCTCCCACGGCACCTCTCCGGTGGCGAGGGTGCCGCCGCCCAGGGGGCGCGGGCGTACGCTGGACTCGTGGCACGCGCCGTCGCGCCGGTGCCGGTCCACCTCGTCGACGAGCGGATGACGACGGTCAGCGCGCACCAGGCGCTGCACGCGTCGGGGCGCGCCGGTCGCAAGCACCGGAGCGTCGTCGACCAGGCAGCCGCCGTTATCATTCTGCAATCCGCTCTCGACGCCGAGCGGGGCGCGGGGGCGCGCGCCGGAGAACCTGTAGACCCGACAGGAGACCACCGACCGTGA